One genomic region from Drosophila gunungcola strain Sukarami unplaced genomic scaffold, Dgunungcola_SK_2 000045F, whole genome shotgun sequence encodes:
- the LOC128264012 gene encoding proline-rich protein 12-like: MSARKSNTQQRVEHELLASPLVLRSPSPVSEADEESTREISDVELPSEEEDPGADATETAEVVAISSDESGPEDASEEEGTETVSPEVSSDENDAARRAARDRMVFRRPPQEQPQPPKEQPQPPQGQQQPPHEQLQSPEDQMQPPQEQPQPPLSAPQSPSAAQPPSATQPPLPPPRAPTPPPRSPSPLQEWHLPQAQVAQALRTIVVEGRRCHQQTVTWTRPAPEEAAEEARMREAIEWRRPPPLNPREPRVKSVKRVAETADREGLLTPEEEREAQEGLVKGMEKGPWEWPSPPETSRDAAPPPKLARQTSCPEPRAPPSRPTLRRQQSEGAEPWSEVPEAEWPARVAEEARRQRGRQGKARWAKLVLDGEQRYRVKVAGGRVRVFKAQ, from the exons ATGAGCGCACGTAAGAGCAACACCCAACAGCGAGTGGAGCACgag cttctggcgTCCCCCCTGGTGTTGCGATCCCCGTCACCGGTCAGCGAGGCTGACGAGGAGTCCACCAGGGAGATCTCGGACGTGGAGCTGCcgtccgaggaggaggacccaGGCGCAGACGCGACGGAGACCGCAGAGGTCGTCGCCATCTCCTCCGATGAGAGTGGTCCGGAGGACGCGAGTGAGGAGGAGGGGACGGAGACCGTCAGTCCCGAGGTGTCCTCGGACGAGAACGACGCGGCGCGGCGAGCTGCGAGGGACCGGATGGTCTTCCGCCGG ccgccgcaggagcagccacaacCACCgaaggagcagccacagccgccgcagggccagcagcagccgccgcatGAGCAGCTGCAGTCGCCGGAGGATCAGatgcagccgccgcaggagcagccgcagccgccgctgtCGGCACCGCAGTCGCCATCGGCAGCGCAGCCGCCGTCGGCAACGCAGCCGCCGCTACCGCCACCACGTGCCCCGACGCCACCACCACGATCGCCGTCACCGCTGCAGGAGTGGCACCTGCCACAGGCGCAGGTCGCGCAAGCGCTGCGGACCATCGTGGTGGAGGGGCGGCGGTGTCATCAGCAGACGGTCACGTGGACGCGGCCCGCGCCCGAGGAGGCAGCAGAGGAGGCCCGGATGCGGGAGGCCATCGAGTGGCGGCGCCCACCGCCGTTGAACCCGCGCgagccgagggtcaagtcggtaAAACGCGTCGCGGAGACGGCCGATCGCGAGGGACTGTTGACGCCCGAGGAGGAGCGCGAGGCCCAGGAGGGGCTGGTGAAGGGGATGGAGAAGGGGCCATGGGAGTGGCCATCACCGCCGGAGACGTCGCGGGACGCGGCGCCACCCCCGAAGCTGGCGCGGCAGACTTCGTGCCCGGAGCCGCGAGCCCCACCGTCGAGGCCGACGCTGCGGAGACAGCAGTCGGAGGGCGCGGAACCATGGTCGGAGGTTCCGGAGGCGGAGTGGCCGGCGCGGGTGGCCGAAGAAGCGCGACGGCAGCGAGGGAGGCAGGGGAAGGCCAGGTGGGCCAAGCTCGTGCTGGACGGGGAACAGCGCTACCGAGTAAAGGTAGCAGGGGGCCGGGTGCGGGTGTTTAAGGCCCAATAA